A portion of the Paenibacillus hamazuiensis genome contains these proteins:
- a CDS encoding M50 family metallopeptidase, with protein sequence MGNWLKTILFLLVSAFLTHLLPFSSFFRNLDTMIHEFGHALVTLALSGKVMYIELFVDHSGVTYSMVTKSWSLIPISLAGYATASLFAMFLFISYAEGRQRLGLQLITLIAVVCLLLFVRNQFGIFWLIGFIALNIVMLALAPRWLLHFYYLLLAFLSLEESVFGPLTLAVSAYLDPSKAGDATNLARTTGIPAIAWGALFSLFALWCAKRAIQAFAFGRRKRSKPRQPAVTRYE encoded by the coding sequence ATGGGCAATTGGTTGAAAACGATTCTTTTTCTGCTGGTATCCGCCTTTTTGACGCATCTGCTCCCGTTTTCGTCGTTTTTCCGCAATCTGGATACGATGATTCACGAGTTCGGACACGCGCTCGTCACTTTGGCTTTATCGGGGAAAGTGATGTATATCGAGCTGTTCGTCGACCATAGCGGGGTCACTTATTCGATGGTGACGAAGAGCTGGAGCCTCATACCGATCTCGCTGGCCGGCTATGCGACCGCCTCCTTGTTTGCGATGTTTCTGTTCATCTCATATGCGGAAGGGCGGCAGCGGCTCGGTCTTCAGCTCATTACGCTCATCGCTGTGGTATGCCTCCTGTTATTCGTACGCAATCAGTTCGGCATCTTTTGGCTGATCGGTTTCATTGCGCTTAATATTGTAATGCTGGCGTTAGCACCGAGATGGCTGCTGCATTTTTATTATTTGCTGCTGGCGTTTTTGTCGCTGGAGGAGTCGGTTTTCGGACCGCTGACGCTCGCTGTGTCCGCCTATCTCGATCCGTCCAAGGCGGGGGATGCCACGAACCTGGCTCGGACGACCGGGATCCCTGCGATCGCATGGGGAGCGCTCTTCTCATTGTTCGCGCTGTGGTGCGCCAAGCGGGCGATTCAGGCGTTCGCTTTCGGCCGCAGAAAGCGGAGCAAGCCGCGTCAGCCTGCGGTGACGCGCTACGAATGA